Proteins from a single region of Candidatus Dependentiae bacterium:
- a CDS encoding iron-sulfur cluster assembly scaffold protein, with amino-acid sequence MDYNLYQEELMDHYRHPHNNKKVPNANFASGEYNPSCGDKMHIEGVIEKNVLTQVGFQGKGCVISQAAASMLTEHCKGKTIDEILQHDKETITNLIGMPLGPNRLKCALLCLEVIQKGLLEFKKNNN; translated from the coding sequence ATGGATTACAATTTATATCAAGAAGAACTGATGGATCACTATCGTCATCCTCATAACAATAAAAAAGTTCCAAACGCAAATTTTGCATCGGGCGAGTACAACCCTTCGTGCGGTGATAAAATGCATATCGAAGGTGTTATTGAAAAAAATGTGCTCACGCAGGTTGGATTTCAAGGCAAGGGATGTGTTATCAGCCAAGCTGCAGCCTCTATGCTCACTGAACATTGCAAAGGGAAGACTATTGATGAAATTCTTCAGCATGATAAAGAAACTATTACAAATCTCATCGGCATGCCACTGGGACCAAACCGACTTAAGTGCGCCCTACTCTGCTTAGAAGTTATTCAAAAAGGTCTTCTTGAGTTTAAAAAAAATAACAATTAA